One genomic region from Siniperca chuatsi isolate FFG_IHB_CAS linkage group LG18, ASM2008510v1, whole genome shotgun sequence encodes:
- the srek1 gene encoding splicing regulatory glutamine/lysine-rich protein 1 isoform X2 — MSGIPGTAVVQVTNLSSAVSSEQMRTLFGFLGDIEELRLYPPDNGPLSFSSKVCYIKYRDPSSVGVAQHLTNTVFVDRALIVVPCAEGKIPEEAKALSLLAPATPVPSLIPGGGLLPIPTPAPLQNLNLPIVNRMSAGLDPTASVQSQPPLMGNVDPSKIDEIRRTVYVGNLNSQTTTADQLLEFFKQVGDVKFVRMAGDETQPTRFAFVEFVEQESVARALTFNGVMFGDRPLKVNHSNNAIVKPPEMTPQAAAKELESVMKRVREAQSTIAAAIEPADIKKRSSSRSRRARRSHSRSRSRSHSRMHRKRSRSKHRPPQRLWPRSDSHSSRSGHKRCSRSRDRRRSRSRSRGHRRRSKDRSRSPRRKARSPSPKRGRKDKRRERSRDRKDRSTSRKRSRKDEDRIKSKAKPLKVERDYDREEKGDFESDREDSVTLSEDMMSSPCTQHNGSFKTHSEEDASMGADCCK, encoded by the exons ATGAGCGGGATACCAGGGACTGCCGTCGTCCAGGTCACCAACCTGTCCTCCGCCGTGAGCAGCGAGCAGATGCGCACTCTGTTCGGTTTCCTGGGAGACATCGAGGAGCTGCGCCTCTACCCGCCCGA CAATGGCCCTCTGTCTTTCTCGTCCAAAGTGTGTTATATAAAGTACCGAGACCCCTCCAGTGTTGGTGTGGCCCAACATCTCACCAATACTGTTTTTGTTGACAGAGCTTTGATAGTAGTGCCATGTGCGGAAG GGAAAATCCCAGAGGAGGCCAAGGCATTGTCACTTTTGGCACCTGCCACACCAGTACCCAGTCTGATTCCTGGTGGGGGACTGCTACCAATTCCTACTCCAGCCCCGCTTCAGAAT cTGAACCTTCCCATAGTGAATCGGATGTCAGCTGGTCTGGACCCCACAGCATCAGTGCAGTCCCAGCCCCCCCTCATGGGAAATGTGGATCCCTCAAAAATTGATGAGATCAGGAGGACCGTATATGTCGGCAATTTGAACTCACAG ACCAccactgcagatcagctgttggAGTTCTTCAAGCAGGTGGGAGATGTAAAGTTTGTGCGAATGGCTGGAGATGAGACTCAGCCAACACGTTTTGCCTTCGTAGAGTTTGTTGAGCAGGAGTCCGttgccagagccctgaccttcAATGGAGTCATGTTTGGAGACAGACCTCTgaa GGTTAATCATTCCAACAACGCCATAGTAAAACCCCCAGAGATGACGCCACAGGCTGCTGCTAAGGAGCTAGAAAGTGTGATGAAGCGGGTGAGGGAAGCCCAGTCTACCATTGCTGCTGCTATAGAGCCAG CTGACATAAAGAAGCGTTCCTCCAGTCGATCTAGAAGGGCACGCCGGTCCCACTCGCGGTCACGCTCCCGTTCACACTCAAGAATGCACAGGAAAAGATCCCGTTCGAAACACAG GCCGCCACAGAGGTTGTGGCCGAGGAGTGACTCCCACAGTTCCCGTAGCGGCCACAAGAGGTGCTCTCGCTCCAGAGACAGGAGACGCAGTCGTAGTCGCTCAAG GGGCCACAGGAGGAGAAGTAAGGATCGGTCCAGGAGCCCTCGGAGAAAAGCCAGATCACCCTCACCAAAAAG AGGtaggaaagacaagaggaggGAGCGCAGCAGGGACAGAAAGGACCGCTCCACATCCAGAAAGAGGAGCCGCAAGGACGAGGACAGGATAAAGAGCAAGGCCAAGCCACTGAAG GTGGAAAGGGACTAtgacagagaagaaaagggaGACTTTGAAAGTGACAGAGAAGACTCAGTCACACTAAGTGAAGACATGATGTCATCACCCTGCACCCAGCACAACGGCAGCTTCAAGACCCACAGTGAGGAGGATGCATCTATGGGTGCAGACTGCTGCAAGTGA
- the srek1 gene encoding splicing regulatory glutamine/lysine-rich protein 1 isoform X4 — protein MVHDQYVSSTGKIPEEAKALSLLAPATPVPSLIPGGGLLPIPTPAPLQNLNLPIVNRMSAGLDPTASVQSQPPLMGNVDPSKIDEIRRTVYVGNLNSQTTTADQLLEFFKQVGDVKFVRMAGDETQPTRFAFVEFVEQESVARALTFNGVMFGDRPLKVNHSNNAIVKPPEMTPQAAAKELESVMKRVREAQSTIAAAIEPADIKKRSSSRSRRARRSHSRSRSRSHSRMHRKRSRSKHSRPPQRLWPRSDSHSSRSGHKRCSRSRDRRRSRSRSRGHRRRSKDRSRSPRRKARSPSPKRGRKDKRRERSRDRKDRSTSRKRSRKDEDRIKSKAKPLKVERDYDREEKGDFESDREDSVTLSEDMMSSPCTQHNGSFKTHSEEDASMGADCCK, from the exons ATGGTTCATGACCAATATGTTTCCAGTACAG GGAAAATCCCAGAGGAGGCCAAGGCATTGTCACTTTTGGCACCTGCCACACCAGTACCCAGTCTGATTCCTGGTGGGGGACTGCTACCAATTCCTACTCCAGCCCCGCTTCAGAAT cTGAACCTTCCCATAGTGAATCGGATGTCAGCTGGTCTGGACCCCACAGCATCAGTGCAGTCCCAGCCCCCCCTCATGGGAAATGTGGATCCCTCAAAAATTGATGAGATCAGGAGGACCGTATATGTCGGCAATTTGAACTCACAG ACCAccactgcagatcagctgttggAGTTCTTCAAGCAGGTGGGAGATGTAAAGTTTGTGCGAATGGCTGGAGATGAGACTCAGCCAACACGTTTTGCCTTCGTAGAGTTTGTTGAGCAGGAGTCCGttgccagagccctgaccttcAATGGAGTCATGTTTGGAGACAGACCTCTgaa GGTTAATCATTCCAACAACGCCATAGTAAAACCCCCAGAGATGACGCCACAGGCTGCTGCTAAGGAGCTAGAAAGTGTGATGAAGCGGGTGAGGGAAGCCCAGTCTACCATTGCTGCTGCTATAGAGCCAG CTGACATAAAGAAGCGTTCCTCCAGTCGATCTAGAAGGGCACGCCGGTCCCACTCGCGGTCACGCTCCCGTTCACACTCAAGAATGCACAGGAAAAGATCCCGTTCGAAACACAG CAGGCCGCCACAGAGGTTGTGGCCGAGGAGTGACTCCCACAGTTCCCGTAGCGGCCACAAGAGGTGCTCTCGCTCCAGAGACAGGAGACGCAGTCGTAGTCGCTCAAG GGGCCACAGGAGGAGAAGTAAGGATCGGTCCAGGAGCCCTCGGAGAAAAGCCAGATCACCCTCACCAAAAAG AGGtaggaaagacaagaggaggGAGCGCAGCAGGGACAGAAAGGACCGCTCCACATCCAGAAAGAGGAGCCGCAAGGACGAGGACAGGATAAAGAGCAAGGCCAAGCCACTGAAG GTGGAAAGGGACTAtgacagagaagaaaagggaGACTTTGAAAGTGACAGAGAAGACTCAGTCACACTAAGTGAAGACATGATGTCATCACCCTGCACCCAGCACAACGGCAGCTTCAAGACCCACAGTGAGGAGGATGCATCTATGGGTGCAGACTGCTGCAAGTGA
- the srek1 gene encoding splicing regulatory glutamine/lysine-rich protein 1 isoform X1 has translation MSGIPGTAVVQVTNLSSAVSSEQMRTLFGFLGDIEELRLYPPDNGPLSFSSKVCYIKYRDPSSVGVAQHLTNTVFVDRALIVVPCAEGKIPEEAKALSLLAPATPVPSLIPGGGLLPIPTPAPLQNLNLPIVNRMSAGLDPTASVQSQPPLMGNVDPSKIDEIRRTVYVGNLNSQTTTADQLLEFFKQVGDVKFVRMAGDETQPTRFAFVEFVEQESVARALTFNGVMFGDRPLKVNHSNNAIVKPPEMTPQAAAKELESVMKRVREAQSTIAAAIEPADIKKRSSSRSRRARRSHSRSRSRSHSRMHRKRSRSKHSRPPQRLWPRSDSHSSRSGHKRCSRSRDRRRSRSRSRGHRRRSKDRSRSPRRKARSPSPKRGRKDKRRERSRDRKDRSTSRKRSRKDEDRIKSKAKPLKVERDYDREEKGDFESDREDSVTLSEDMMSSPCTQHNGSFKTHSEEDASMGADCCK, from the exons ATGAGCGGGATACCAGGGACTGCCGTCGTCCAGGTCACCAACCTGTCCTCCGCCGTGAGCAGCGAGCAGATGCGCACTCTGTTCGGTTTCCTGGGAGACATCGAGGAGCTGCGCCTCTACCCGCCCGA CAATGGCCCTCTGTCTTTCTCGTCCAAAGTGTGTTATATAAAGTACCGAGACCCCTCCAGTGTTGGTGTGGCCCAACATCTCACCAATACTGTTTTTGTTGACAGAGCTTTGATAGTAGTGCCATGTGCGGAAG GGAAAATCCCAGAGGAGGCCAAGGCATTGTCACTTTTGGCACCTGCCACACCAGTACCCAGTCTGATTCCTGGTGGGGGACTGCTACCAATTCCTACTCCAGCCCCGCTTCAGAAT cTGAACCTTCCCATAGTGAATCGGATGTCAGCTGGTCTGGACCCCACAGCATCAGTGCAGTCCCAGCCCCCCCTCATGGGAAATGTGGATCCCTCAAAAATTGATGAGATCAGGAGGACCGTATATGTCGGCAATTTGAACTCACAG ACCAccactgcagatcagctgttggAGTTCTTCAAGCAGGTGGGAGATGTAAAGTTTGTGCGAATGGCTGGAGATGAGACTCAGCCAACACGTTTTGCCTTCGTAGAGTTTGTTGAGCAGGAGTCCGttgccagagccctgaccttcAATGGAGTCATGTTTGGAGACAGACCTCTgaa GGTTAATCATTCCAACAACGCCATAGTAAAACCCCCAGAGATGACGCCACAGGCTGCTGCTAAGGAGCTAGAAAGTGTGATGAAGCGGGTGAGGGAAGCCCAGTCTACCATTGCTGCTGCTATAGAGCCAG CTGACATAAAGAAGCGTTCCTCCAGTCGATCTAGAAGGGCACGCCGGTCCCACTCGCGGTCACGCTCCCGTTCACACTCAAGAATGCACAGGAAAAGATCCCGTTCGAAACACAG CAGGCCGCCACAGAGGTTGTGGCCGAGGAGTGACTCCCACAGTTCCCGTAGCGGCCACAAGAGGTGCTCTCGCTCCAGAGACAGGAGACGCAGTCGTAGTCGCTCAAG GGGCCACAGGAGGAGAAGTAAGGATCGGTCCAGGAGCCCTCGGAGAAAAGCCAGATCACCCTCACCAAAAAG AGGtaggaaagacaagaggaggGAGCGCAGCAGGGACAGAAAGGACCGCTCCACATCCAGAAAGAGGAGCCGCAAGGACGAGGACAGGATAAAGAGCAAGGCCAAGCCACTGAAG GTGGAAAGGGACTAtgacagagaagaaaagggaGACTTTGAAAGTGACAGAGAAGACTCAGTCACACTAAGTGAAGACATGATGTCATCACCCTGCACCCAGCACAACGGCAGCTTCAAGACCCACAGTGAGGAGGATGCATCTATGGGTGCAGACTGCTGCAAGTGA
- the srek1 gene encoding splicing regulatory glutamine/lysine-rich protein 1 isoform X3 has translation MSGIPGTAVVQVTNLSSAVSSEQMRTLFGFLGDIEELRLYPPDNGPLSFSSKVCYIKYRDPSSVGVAQHLTNTVFVDRALIVVPCAEGKIPEEAKALSLLAPATPVPSLIPGGGLLPIPTPAPLQNLNLPIVNRMSAGLDPTASVQSQPPLMGNVDPSKIDEIRRTVYVGNLNSQTTTADQLLEFFKQVGDVKFVRMAGDETQPTRFAFVEFVEQESVARALTFNGVMFGDRPLKVNHSNNAIVKPPEMTPQAAAKELESVMKRVREAQSTIAAAIEPADIKKRSSSRSRRARRSHSRSRSRSHSRMHRKRSRSKHSRPPQRLWPRSDSHSSRSGHKRCSRSRDRRRSRSRSRGHRRRSKDRSRSPRRKARSPSPKRGRKDKRRERSRDRKDRSTSRKRSRKDEDRIKSKAKPLKLFMAGRSAR, from the exons ATGAGCGGGATACCAGGGACTGCCGTCGTCCAGGTCACCAACCTGTCCTCCGCCGTGAGCAGCGAGCAGATGCGCACTCTGTTCGGTTTCCTGGGAGACATCGAGGAGCTGCGCCTCTACCCGCCCGA CAATGGCCCTCTGTCTTTCTCGTCCAAAGTGTGTTATATAAAGTACCGAGACCCCTCCAGTGTTGGTGTGGCCCAACATCTCACCAATACTGTTTTTGTTGACAGAGCTTTGATAGTAGTGCCATGTGCGGAAG GGAAAATCCCAGAGGAGGCCAAGGCATTGTCACTTTTGGCACCTGCCACACCAGTACCCAGTCTGATTCCTGGTGGGGGACTGCTACCAATTCCTACTCCAGCCCCGCTTCAGAAT cTGAACCTTCCCATAGTGAATCGGATGTCAGCTGGTCTGGACCCCACAGCATCAGTGCAGTCCCAGCCCCCCCTCATGGGAAATGTGGATCCCTCAAAAATTGATGAGATCAGGAGGACCGTATATGTCGGCAATTTGAACTCACAG ACCAccactgcagatcagctgttggAGTTCTTCAAGCAGGTGGGAGATGTAAAGTTTGTGCGAATGGCTGGAGATGAGACTCAGCCAACACGTTTTGCCTTCGTAGAGTTTGTTGAGCAGGAGTCCGttgccagagccctgaccttcAATGGAGTCATGTTTGGAGACAGACCTCTgaa GGTTAATCATTCCAACAACGCCATAGTAAAACCCCCAGAGATGACGCCACAGGCTGCTGCTAAGGAGCTAGAAAGTGTGATGAAGCGGGTGAGGGAAGCCCAGTCTACCATTGCTGCTGCTATAGAGCCAG CTGACATAAAGAAGCGTTCCTCCAGTCGATCTAGAAGGGCACGCCGGTCCCACTCGCGGTCACGCTCCCGTTCACACTCAAGAATGCACAGGAAAAGATCCCGTTCGAAACACAG CAGGCCGCCACAGAGGTTGTGGCCGAGGAGTGACTCCCACAGTTCCCGTAGCGGCCACAAGAGGTGCTCTCGCTCCAGAGACAGGAGACGCAGTCGTAGTCGCTCAAG GGGCCACAGGAGGAGAAGTAAGGATCGGTCCAGGAGCCCTCGGAGAAAAGCCAGATCACCCTCACCAAAAAG AGGtaggaaagacaagaggaggGAGCGCAGCAGGGACAGAAAGGACCGCTCCACATCCAGAAAGAGGAGCCGCAAGGACGAGGACAGGATAAAGAGCAAGGCCAAGCCACTGAAG CTCTTTATGGCTGGCAGAAGTGCTCGATGA